DNA from Cetobacterium ceti:
TGATGTGGAGGATGAATATATATTTAAAATAAATTCACAACATTTTTAATTAATGAAAATTTTCATAAATTTATCAAAACGCCCCGAGAAAACCTCTCCCTCTATTAGGGAGAGGTTTTCTCGGGGCAATCTTTTTAGTTTTTTAGATTAAAATATTTAGAAATTATGGTATAATACAATAATAATAAAATTTAAAAAATGGAGGTGAAAACTATGAAGATATATAACTTAGCTTTTAAATATAGAATCTACCCTAATGAAACTCAAGCTAATATAATTAATCAAACTTTTGGTTGTACTAGACTTGTGTATAACAG
Protein-coding regions in this window:
- a CDS encoding helix-turn-helix domain-containing protein, whose protein sequence is MKIYNLAFKYRIYPNETQANIINQTFGCTRLVYN